In the Colletotrichum lupini chromosome 4, complete sequence genome, TTCCACATCGACATGCAATAGGCAAGTTTTGACCCTGCCACCTAGGTTGACCAGCCTTCTCATGAAGAAAACGTGAGATTCTCTGAACAATGTCATTTTTCTGCCCGTCGTGGCTCAATCCTGGGTCGCTCGTGGTTCGAGAGAGAATTTTCGGAATTGGGTTCGCGGCGAGTCATTGCCGTAGAACTATGGAGTTGAGTCAACGCTCATTGAGGGATATATCTATCAACTTCGTAAGTCATCTCGCTTATTGGGACGTCGGATTCGCGAGTCTCCGAAGCGTAGGACGGGTCTACTTGGGGTCTACTTGTTTCCGGTAGTCGGATGGGAAGAAGAGCAGAGGTCAAGCAAAGGTCAAGCCATGTGATGATGGTAGGTCAGTGTTCACTACCAAGGCATTAATAGGCTTCGATAATTAGTACATCTAAACTACGAAGCATCAAGTGACTTAGAATAGAAACCAGCTGTATGACGTTTCCCGACCTGGTAAGACCCAGAGATCAAAGCAGGTTATAAGATAACGGAAAATAGTTTCACGAATCCTAAGCTGGAACGGCTTGGCAGCTTGTCTCATTGAGCTTCAACCTCTCAGACGAATGCATTGTTTTCACAGTCTCTGTTACAGAGATGACTGTCATCGTTTGCTACCTCGTTGGTCTGCAAGGAATGCTCAGACCAGCTTCGGGGTTGATGAGCGCAGACCACTACCCCATTGACTAAGATGCTTCGTCAGGCCAAGGACACCTGGGGCCGAGTTGACAATACTTGTGGGCATTTGTGGAAGACTATGAAGTTTGACCCTGATTCTTGACATGGATTGCTACATCTGATCCATTAGGCACATCCTGAACATATGCCAATCCACTAAGTAGATATCGTTCGACATATTCTCAGAAGAGAATTTTGGTCGTCTGACTGCTCGGGGGATGCTGCTTGACATATCAAATTTTGGTATCCTAATCATGCGATGGTCTGAGGGCTGAAGCTGGTGATGAAAACGATACGACTTCAAGTGACGAAAGTTTGTTTGGCCTTATGACGACGCCCGATCCCTAGGTCTTCCCCTGACCTCTTTCATCGTTCCCACAAGATTGTGCCAACTCATGATTCATAACTTGTTTCTCACTGTGAGTGAACAGTAGAGTATCATCCCGTAGCGAGTGGGGCATACCCACGCATAGTCTAGGGTATGGCAATTATAAGGCGGTTGCTTGTTTGCCCATACCCCCCGAGCAACGGACTTGGAGTATTGGATGAGATCCAGATTAGGGAATTACGCCGAGCTGTCAGATAACTATGTCTAGTGGGGCCTATATCCGGGAGGAGCCGTTGCGGACCATCGACAAGGGCACCATGTGCGTGCgaaaataataacgagtgGAAGAGCGGGCCCGCCCTCCATCAGTTCCCGACACGCGCGCGGGGTGTTTTAACTATCGCAAGACATCGTGGCAGCGGTTATTGATATTTAGGCTTGAAAGACGGTCAGTAATCGGGAAAATCAAGACCATCTATGTCATGCTCCTGCATCTTGCAGGCATCTCGGATTCAAGCCGGAGAGGATCCAATGGCCTCCACAATTGAGGTATTAATCGTCAACTTGAATCCCATGCGCTTTTCCCATGTTAACTTCCAAGCCCCTGGCGAACATCCTGCTCTTTGATCCTTGTACCAGCATCAACGGACTTCAGATGGTTGTAGTTTACATAGAAAGTGAGGAATGCAAGGTTGAGTTATCGTCGCGTATGTACCCGTGAACATCCGACTGTGGGCAGGTGAATGGCCCTGATTCCAGGCCGATTCAGATTTGATACGACCCATGTTGAGATGACAGCCTTTGAACACCCACCTATCGCGGTTGTCCAGATATGGTAACCCGAGCAAATGCAGAAGTCGGATATCGGGCCATCAATATCTCTAGAGATCAACACTCTGACGAAAAGGATGAAGACCAGGAAAAGAGTCGTCAAGGTTATCCTAAGGAGCCTGAGAAGTCATCCTATAGCTCAATTCGAGAGACAAGTATTGAAAGTGAATAGAAAAAGCTTTTCAAAATGAGATTTGTTATTACAAAGCCGTCCTCTTTATTCAATCATATGGATACGGAATATTCACTACAAAAGTTTCACAAAAGACTCGCCAGATATGATTTAATTGAATGGCTGTATGATATTTAACAGATTTATGTAGGGTAGATTTGGTTACATTGGATGGATTTGCGGGCTTTTATAGTTCATTGCACAATCAGCAGTAACCATGACCATCCCAGCCACCTCGTGGCCGCTCCAAAGTTCACTAAACCGTCTATGGAGCCATCTATGAGCTACCTGTTCTAGACCTAAGAGGCAAAAGCCTGCTGTCCTGTTAAGACCGTCTTCAAGATGCCCTTGTCGGCCAAGTCATTGACCAGGTTGAATAAAACAAAGTCGCAGCCGCGCTTAGCCACGAGATTCACAGTGACAGGCATGAACTCTTCCTGGAAAGTCACATTGCTGAAGTAGGAGACTTGGCCAATGGGAACAGTGTAATCGGCATCGCCAAAGTAAGACGCCACAGTCGACCCAGCTTGAGATGTTGTAGGGTTCACAGGGGTTGTGGAACCAGGGTCGCTATTGAGGTCCTGGGATCGGAAAGTAGGAATGCCGCCAGTTCCGACATCATAAACAAAAATTGCCTCAGAACAGGATGTGTCCGTGGAGAACAGGGTCTTGTCGTGCCACAGGGCCGCATCGCGGGTCCGGTTCGCCATTGCCGCCTTGTAGACGTTGTCGTCAATGGTCAGGGAGTGGAATGCCCCGCGATACGGTTGGTCAAGGGGCGGAAAAGCCGGAGCATACTTTGCCAGGAGGGGCTGGGCAGTCTCCGTGATCAAGTCGTGTGTCCACAGAACAAGCAAGTCTCCGAGGATTTGCGAGATGGGTCGTCCGGTCACATTCTCGATCGTCTCAGTAAGGTTGACCTGCTCCACAGTGGCGCCAAGAGATGCCGACGCGTCGCTTAGGAACTTTTGAAGAATTGTCTCAGCGGCGGGGTCCTGCAGCGGGAGATGGTCGACCGGGTACAGAATTCGCTTAGGGAACGTACGCTCGTCGGGAACTGAGAGAGCAGGCAAGCCGTTCAACGACGTGTCCTGATGGAGTGAGGGGTCGTACCAAGCCTTCGCGAAGGTAGTCCACTTGACAGGGTCGCGACAGAAGACACCGGCAGTATCGGCATTGAAGGCATTTGTGATGATGTTCTCCATTAGGATCATTCCCTGAGAAGGTCTGTTGCCATATGTGCCCGAAAATGCAGCCGGCTGTCGCACCGAAAGACCAGTATCGGTATCAATGGCAAAGTCAAGCCAGTCGTAAGCAGCGATAGAGCAACCCGCTCCAGAAGAAGAGCCTGAGCAGCTTAGGAAGGTGTCTCCGCGAGGGCTGCGGGGATAGAACGCATCATTCCAGTTCCAGGGGCTCTGAGGGGACGCGAACTGGGCAGTCTTCTGCTTACCGACGACAACTCCGCCGAGGTCGAGAATTTTCTGGAGAGCAGGTGCCGTCTTATCTGCGACGTCGTTGACGGCAGCGTAGGATCTGCTCCCAGCGGTCGTCTGGATCCCCTCAAGATCGTAAATGTCCTTCACAGCAACACGCTGACCAGCCAAAGGTCTTGTGTCTTCCGTGCTGTAAAGCCTGAAAGGAACGGGAATCATAGGGTATCCCCAGTCAGCCTCGGACTGGGTGAATGCCTTGTATTCTCCGTTTGATTCGTACGTGCCAGTCACAAAGGTTCTGTACATATCGACGTACATGAGGAGGACCTTGCTGAGGTAGAGACTGTCTCCATCTGTGATGGCAAACAAAGGACAGGGAATAAGCGTGGAGTTGCCGCAAGTGGATGGCCCATCACCAGCACCGTAGATAATGTTGGATCCGAGACCTTCCAGATAGCTGATGACCGAATCATCGAGGTCTTCGGAGCTGCTGGCACTGACAAGAACATTGCTTAGAAAGCCCTGAACGAAGACATCATCCTTTCCGAAAGAGTCATTGATGACTTGTTTCAGCTCATCTCCGGTGGTTGTGGCAGAAAGGGCGGAGATGTATGTGAGTGGTCCCTGAGAGGGGTCCAGGACACAGGAGACGGTGAATATAGGATCCGAAGTCACAGCCAGATACTGAGTGCTCTCAATGAGGAAGGACTGGTCTTGAGTGTTTGACACAAAGGTAGATTGGAAAAGAGTGCCATTTAGGGGCGTAAGCGCTTTTGCTACCTTGAAGTAGAGTGCCATAAGGCAGAACGCGAGGAGAAAAGCAGGGAGCTTCATGATTATTCTCAATGTCTTGGTTTGATGATCTGAGATTTGATGCTTGGAGGAGCGACTTTGCCATGTCTTTATAACAATACCTGACTGCTTGCTGATGACCTCCTCAATTCAATCACTGCGGAGCCTGCTGTGACATCTCATGATGTGCTGCCTGTGACACCTTGGAATAGTTCATAACAACAACGAAAATGCCTCACAATTATGAAAGACCTAAAGCCTGGTGATACAAAAGTTGAACAAAGACAGTGTGTGCGTGTAGCTTGAGCATAAGTTTAGCAAAGTCGCACCGAAATCACTATACCCCGCCTACCAGCCCCTGGATGAGTTGAGGGAATTACATCCATAACGGACTTCTCCGCCATGTCAGGGCTGTTCCACAACAGTCGTTGTGATACCCTGAAGTCTAGGATTCCACTGAGAGAACTTTTGGTGGTATGTTGTTTCCTTTGTGAGCTGCCGACTCGAGGCATCCTAGAGGTGGTAGCTCAAGTACTACAAGGCGTGGCTACTTTGGAAGATGACGTGTCGAAGATGAGTATCATGAGTCTCCTACACCTTTCTCAATAAGTCTGATCCAGGGCGGTATGTGCAATGATGTTGGCCGTCTTGGCCAACTCAGATGACTCGCACTGTTGTTTGGACCCTGCATGAAACACCAAGATGAATTGGGCTCCGTGCAGAACGAGCCACGTGGAGTGTCCCCTAGTCCCAGTAGTTAATGGTAATCATTTTGATGAACCCTTGAGTTAATCTGTcaaggttaattaagtacGATGGCAAGCTCGTTCTTGGCCCATCAGTACGTAAAATGACCACGTGCATGCGAAAATTATAACGGAGTTGCGCCGAGCTGTCAAGATAACCATGTCTAGTGGAGACTTCGGGAGGGGCCGCCAGGGACCGCTGCAGGTTGGGCGGCTATCATTATGATATATCCACCTTTGACGCTTACGTGAGAAGTTGTAAGAACGCCTTGAACTTTATTGGATAGCGGAAGCTTTTCGATCTGATCAGATTGAACTGCGCAGATGCTCTATTTCCCGGTGCCAAGAGAGGGAGAGCGGGAGACGGCATCTTGCCGGGTGCCACCTACTCAAATACACTTTCTTGCCCGGCCGCGATTACGTGCTCCGTCAAGCGATTCTTGCACGAGGCTGGAGAACGACTACAAATGGTACAACTGATAGAGTTTATTCAGGCGGAGAGCGCGCCAACAAAAAGTCGTTGTATAGAAATTTGCCTTGCCTAAGCTTAGTTGTCCTTGGTGAGAAACTGGTCTCGGTGAGTGTGTTCGGTGAAGTTTGACCGGAGTGGGGCCGGATCGGCTCAAGACGGCCGGACAGTGCGTTGATACGGACCCGATGTATGTTGCCTGGTCGGAGCATTGCTTCTTCGATGAGCCGCATTTGAGTAGTCCATCCTCCTTGATTTGCAGAAACCCGGGGATTATCTAAGGAATTTCAACGGACTCAGACTGGACTACCCACATCACTTCATGTACTAATCGCGTCAATACTTCATCGCTAGATGCTTAGCAATCAGGCATCCGTTCTCGGAGGTCCTTTATAACGTTATCACCAAGCGATATCAACACAAGGGCGACCCATTGACTAATCCATCTCTTGACGGCTATGTCGCTGCGACTTGAATCATTCGCAGCTATTATGTCacaaaaagcgggcccactcAATGTGGGCAGCATTAACCACATTCATATCTCGTGACATACCCCCTAGACGCCTAGAGCTATTATCCGTGTAATAGGCGTCTGTACTACGCCTTAACCCCGTAGGTGGCagactagttaaaaaaacctAGTATCTATGCTGCGCCTTAGCCCTGTAGGTAGCAgactaactaaaaaaaccTGCCTATATAGAGACTCGAACGGCCGTCTTTCGCTTTTTGGATACACGACCTGTAGATAATGCGGCACTTTAACCATTGTGGTAATAGCGGATAGGAGCTGGGCTCATAACTGTCACAAAAAGCAGGCCCACTTAATGTGGGCAGCATTAACCACATTCATATCTCGTGACACATTACGAATCAACTGAAACGATTGACTTCCTGGGTGCATGAACTCATCCGCTGCATTGTGGCCCATGCTGAGAGGCGCAATACGTCAGAAGTCTTCACTATAACTTGTGAGAATATATCAAACAAAATGCTACACCGAGATAAAGAACGGACGGCGACGAACTAAAACCACCTCCCTCGGCAATACGCTACACTAGCTGGAATAAATCATAATGGCACAAAGCAAATTTCCACTAGGGGCCGGTTCCCTATGACAAATGAGCATTTTTGTCGGCCACGAGTTGCGCCATCTTTAGTCACTTATCCCACCGGTTCACCGCTAAATATTTTCCGCCTTTACCTTGTACCGCCCGATCTGCACTCTGGACCCAGGGCCGCAGGCGAGACAATCAAGTCTAGAGGCAAGACTACAAACAAAAAATGTTAGGATCGAAGAAGACAACTACAAATAAATAGCACATCATTCAAGATCTCAAGATGACGAGACGGAGAGCATCGAAATCAAACCAGGTAATCAACATAGCACCCAAAACTGTTTTTATCACTGGTGCAAACGGCTACATTGGCAATGCCGTAGCCCGCTGCTTTGTGGCCGCTGGATGGACCACCTACGGTCTTGTCAGGTCTCTTTCGGCGGCAACAAGTCTAGCTCAAGAGGAGATCGTTCCTGTCATCGGAGCCATTGATGACCTCAACGCGCACGCCAACATCCAAAGCCATCTTCCAGCAAAGCTCGATGCCATTGTCTCAACCACGGAGAACATAATGGACTACATCCCACACTATCAGAACACCATCAAGTTGCTCCGTACCCTCGGAGCCGCAAGTTTGTTGGCCGGCACAAAGTCAATTGTCATCTTCACTTCTGGATGCAAGGACTACGGCATCGGTCCGCACTTCGACGGAGCCCCGGACCTGGCCCCACACACGGAGGAGTCACCCATCGGGACAGTTCCCATGCTCACCAACCGAGCCACGTACGCACAGAAAATCGTTGAACACAGCGACGTTTTCACTCCGGTTCTCGTTCGACCTACAAACGTCTACGGACGTGCCTCTAGCTACTACCAAGCCTTCTTCAATGTCGCTTCCAAGGCCGCCGCCGAGGGGAAGCCGCTCATCTTGACCGCTCCGCCCACCACAATCCTGCATGCTCTCCATGTCGACGACTGCGGAGACGCCTATGTTGCCATCGCCTCTCACTCAAACGTAGCCGAGGTTGACGGCCAAGCGTTCAACATCTCGGCCCAGAGCTACGAGACGCTTGACAAGGTTGCGCAAGCACTGGTTAAGGAGTACCAAATCAAGATTGGATTTAAATACATTGACG is a window encoding:
- a CDS encoding amidase; amino-acid sequence: MKLPAFLLAFCLMALYFKVAKALTPLNGTLFQSTFVSNTQDQSFLIESTQYLAVTSDPIFTVSCVLDPSQGPLTYISALSATTTGDELKQVINDSFGKDDVFVQGFLSNVLVSASSSEDLDDSVISYLEGLGSNIIYGAGDGPSTCGNSTLIPCPLFAITDGDSLYLSKVLLMYVDMYRTFVTGTYESNGEYKAFTQSEADWGYPMIPVPFRLYSTEDTRPLAGQRVAVKDIYDLEGIQTTAGSRSYAAVNDVADKTAPALQKILDLGGVVVGKQKTAQFASPQSPWNWNDAFYPRSPRGDTFLSCSGSSSGAGCSIAAYDWLDFAIDTDTGLSVRQPAAFSGTYGNRPSQGMILMENIITNAFNADTAGVFCRDPVKWTTFAKAWYDPSLHQDTSLNGLPALSVPDERTFPKRILYPVDHLPLQDPAAETILQKFLSDASASLGATVEQVNLTETIENVTGRPISQILGDLLVLWTHDLITETAQPLLAKYAPAFPPLDQPYRGAFHSLTIDDNVYKAAMANRTRDAALWHDKTLFSTDTSCSEAIFVYDVGTGGIPTFRSQDLNSDPGSTTPVNPTTSQAGSTVASYFGDADYTVPIGQVSYFSNVTFQEEFMPVTVNLVAKRGCDFVLFNLVNDLADKGILKTVLTGQQAFAS
- a CDS encoding NAD dependent epimerase/dehydratase, producing the protein MTRRRASKSNQVINIAPKTVFITGANGYIGNAVARCFVAAGWTTYGLVRSLSAATSLAQEEIVPVIGAIDDLNAHANIQSHLPAKLDAIVSTTENIMDYIPHYQNTIKLLRTLGAASLLAGTKSIVIFTSGCKDYGIGPHFDGAPDLAPHTEESPIGTVPMLTNRATYAQKIVEHSDVFTPVLVRPTNVYGRASSYYQAFFNVASKAAAEGKPLILTAPPTTILHALHVDDCGDAYVAIASHSNVAEVDGQAFNISAQSYETLDKVAQALVKEYQIKIGFKYIDEADAKEGEMWPPGIINFPQWTDSTKLTKLTGWKHRRPLFTESIHVYRLAYEAIKAAGHENIKKVDGLLETWTKTKTGLNLNPGKMG